The following is a genomic window from Candidatus Lernaella stagnicola.
TGCGCGCCGCGGCCGGCACAAACTCGTCCGGGCCGATGTCCCACGCGTCGCCTTGCGGACGCGGATCGAAATCAAAGTCCCAAGCGTTCCAGGGGTTGTCGTGCCAGGTCGACGGGTCGGCGCCGGCGTCGACACAGGGGCTGACTTGCGTGAGATGGACGTCACCCAGCCCGGCGAAGAAGGGGTCACCCAACAAATTGTCGGCCGCGCCCTCGCAGCCCTGCCAGGCGCACAGGTTGATCGCGTTTGCCGTGAGGATCGGGTGACCGCCGGCGAACATCAAATAGCCGGACAGCGGGTTCCAAAAATCGTTGTTGAAAACCCAGACCGACGGCATCGCACCCGAGTCGCCAAGGTAAATGCCGGCCGCGTTCGAACCAGCAACCGAGGGCATGACGCGGATGATGTTGTTGACAATCACGGCCCTGGGCGGAAACACGCCGTAGATCGTGTCGACCACCACCGGCACCGGCCAACTCGAATATGGCGAGACGGCAATGTAATTGTTGATCAACACGCCCTCGCCTTCCAGTTCCACACCATAAGAACCCTGGCCGGCGCGGGCGCTCAGGCGGTTTCCCACGAGCACAGCCCGGCCGCGGTTGGCAATGTGTACCGCGATGGAGAAGGCCTGGTCCCAGGTCGATTGCGACGCACCGCCGGAAATCTCGTTGTGGGCCAAAAACGCAACGGCGCCGCCTTCGATCCAGACACCGACGCAATCGACGCTCCAGCCGAATCCGGAGCCACCGTCGATTTCATTTTCGTGGATCAAGATGTCGTTCCCGCCCCCGATCCGCAGTCCGATGGTCGTACCGTAGTTGGGCATGTAAAAACCGCCGTCGATGCGGTTGCGGTGTATGACAATGTGGTCGCCGTGGGTGACCAGGCCGTCACCGCCGTCGCCGTTCCCATCATCGAAGCTGCCGACCAGATCAAAGCCCTCGATGACGATTTCAGCCGCGCGTTCGTTAACGGGCACC
Proteins encoded in this region:
- a CDS encoding right-handed parallel beta-helix repeat-containing protein, which codes for MKLKTLLLVFLALALVAGCSSDDGGSDDNDGGSDDDVDDDEAVTDDDAADDDATDDDATDDDDDDDNDNDDDDDDDNDIAPGENYAPAPTDEVGYFVTPGGDDANPGTMAEPFATVSQGMLAAYPAGKVLFVAEGVYRETVKIRVPMFGGYSAGSWDRDIDAHPTKIAPPAGTATKVPVNERAAEIVIEGFDLVGSFDDGNGDGGDGLVTHGDHIVIHRNRIDGGFYMPNYGTTIGLRIGGGNDILIHENEIDGGSGFGWSVDCVGVWIEGGAVAFLAHNEISGGASQSTWDQAFSIAVHIANRGRAVLVGNRLSARAGQGSYGVELEGEGVLINNYIAVSPYSSWPVPVVVDTIYGVFPPRAVIVNNIIRVMPSVAGSNAAGIYLGDSGAMPSVWVFNNDFWNPLSGYLMFAGGHPILTANAINLCAWQGCEGAADNLLGDPFFAGLGDVHLTQVSPCVDAGADPSTWHDNPWNAWDFDFDPRPQGDAWDIGPDEFVPAAARRP